A genome region from Danio aesculapii chromosome 2, fDanAes4.1, whole genome shotgun sequence includes the following:
- the c1ql4l gene encoding complement component 1, q subcomponent-like 4 like — MAVLQIVLLFCVGSSIAEDLFSPNVNIITELEKLKNMEERIQKLENENEALKTLLQESQIKIEHFQKDNEVNKIAFSAGLMASGQGQTGPINSEEILVYKKVFSNIGNAYDSNTGIFTAPVKGVYYFRFYGHCHGGTTMAISLQKNGVTQCSVFAWKPTSNGNGSNGVVLTLEPGDKMYTKLWRNTWTYDDPASYTSFSGFLIFPL, encoded by the exons ATGGCGGTGTTACAAATCGTTCTGCTGTTCTGTGTTGGAAGCTCAATTGCAGAAGATTTATTTTCACCAAATGTGAACATTATAACTGAACTTGAGAAGCTGAAAAACATGGAGGAAAGGATACAAAAATTAGAAAATGAGAATGAAG CTTTGAAAACCTTACTGCAAGAGTCACAAATTAAGATAGAACATTTCCAAAAAGACAATGAAG TCAATAAGATTGCCTTCTCAGCTGGACTTATGGCATCTGGACAAGGACAGACTGGGCCCATTAATTCAGAGGAAATTCTGGTCTACAAAAAAGTCTTCAGTAATATTGGAAATGCCTATGACTCAAACACTG GCATTTTCACAGCACCAGTTAAAGGAGTCTATTACTTCAGATTTTATGGTCATTGTCACGGTGGAACCACAATGGCAATCAGTTTACAAAAAAATGGTGTAACCCAGTGCTCTGTGTTTGCTTGGAAACCTACAAGCAACGGTAATGGCAGCAACGGCGTCGTTCTCACATTGGAGCCTGGTGATAAAATGTATACAAAGCTTTGGAGAAACACCTGGACTTATGACGATCCAGCAAGTTACACTAGTTTCAGTGGTTTTCTGATCTTTCCCTTGTGA
- the LOC130246081 gene encoding heterogeneous nuclear ribonucleoproteins C1/C2 isoform X2 translates to MDRASSASQLIASNVTNKTDPRSLNSRVFIGNLNTMLVTKADVEAIFSKYGKIVGCSVHKGYAFVQFAQERNARTAVQGEDGRMVVGQVLDVNLAGEPKPHRSKTTKRSAGDMYSSSSFELDYDFQRDYYDRMYSYPSRVPPPPPLSRAVIPSKRPRVSTSGATSRRTKSSFATSSKSSQRTSSRTLKSDDLQTIKRELAQIKHKVDFLLESLDRMEKDHSKKSEGKSVKAEVGEVSPLQHSSKKEREREEQELNDSEEERDLLGEEEEEEEEEEEEEIKSQGGENEEGEEEEGEHEEGEDDGDSINGDDS, encoded by the exons ATGGA TCGTGCTTCGAGTGCAAGTCAGCTGATTGCCAGCAACGTCACAAATAAGACAGACCCACGATCGCTGAACTCGAGGGTCTTTATTGGCAACCTAAACACTATGCTGGTCACAAAGGCAGACGTTGAAGCCATTTTTAGCAAATATGGCAAGATTGTGGGATGCTCTGTGCACAAGGGTTATGCCTTTGTTCAGTTTGCCCAAGAAAGAAACGCTCGAACTGCTGTGCAAGGAGAGGATGGGCGGATGGTTGTCGGACAGGTGCTTG ATGTTAACTTGGCAGGAGAGCCCAAACCTCACAGGTCAAAAACTACAAAGAGATCAGCTGGGGACATGTACAG TAGCTCGTCTTTCGAGCTTGATTATGATTTCCAGAGAGATTACTATGACAG AATGTATTCATACCCTTCCCGTGTGCCTCCACCTCCTCCTCTCTCACGGGCTGTGATCCCATCCAAACGTCCACGGGTCAGCACGAGCGGAGCAACCAGCCGTCGCACCAAGTCCAGCTTCGCAACTTCGTCCAAGAGCAGCCAACGGACATCCTCTCGAACCT taaaatcaGATGATCTTCAGACCATTAAGAGAGAGCTTGCTCAAATCAAGCACAAGGTTGACTTTCTTCTGGAGAGTCTGGACAGGATGGAAAAGGATCACAGCAAGAAATCTg AGGGGAAGAGTGTGAAGGCAGAAGTTGGGGAGGTTTCTCCCCTCCAGCATTCTagcaagaaagagagagagagggaagagCAAGAGCTAAACGATTCAGAGGAGGAGAGAGATCTGCTGggggaggaggaagaagaggaggaggaggaggaggaggaagag ATTAAAAGCCAGGGTGGAGAGAATGAGGAAGGAGAAGAGGAAGAGGGTGAGCACGAAGAAGGGGAAGATGATGGCGACAGCATCAATGGTGACGACTCGTAA
- the LOC130246081 gene encoding heterogeneous nuclear ribonucleoproteins C1/C2 isoform X1, which yields MDRASSASQLIASNVTNKTDPRSLNSRVFIGNLNTMLVTKADVEAIFSKYGKIVGCSVHKGYAFVQFAQERNARTAVQGEDGRMVVGQVLDVNLAGEPKPHRSKTTKRSAGDMYSSSSSFELDYDFQRDYYDRMYSYPSRVPPPPPLSRAVIPSKRPRVSTSGATSRRTKSSFATSSKSSQRTSSRTLKSDDLQTIKRELAQIKHKVDFLLESLDRMEKDHSKKSEGKSVKAEVGEVSPLQHSSKKEREREEQELNDSEEERDLLGEEEEEEEEEEEEEIKSQGGENEEGEEEEGEHEEGEDDGDSINGDDS from the exons ATGGA TCGTGCTTCGAGTGCAAGTCAGCTGATTGCCAGCAACGTCACAAATAAGACAGACCCACGATCGCTGAACTCGAGGGTCTTTATTGGCAACCTAAACACTATGCTGGTCACAAAGGCAGACGTTGAAGCCATTTTTAGCAAATATGGCAAGATTGTGGGATGCTCTGTGCACAAGGGTTATGCCTTTGTTCAGTTTGCCCAAGAAAGAAACGCTCGAACTGCTGTGCAAGGAGAGGATGGGCGGATGGTTGTCGGACAGGTGCTTG ATGTTAACTTGGCAGGAGAGCCCAAACCTCACAGGTCAAAAACTACAAAGAGATCAGCTGGGGACATGTACAG CAGTAGCTCGTCTTTCGAGCTTGATTATGATTTCCAGAGAGATTACTATGACAG AATGTATTCATACCCTTCCCGTGTGCCTCCACCTCCTCCTCTCTCACGGGCTGTGATCCCATCCAAACGTCCACGGGTCAGCACGAGCGGAGCAACCAGCCGTCGCACCAAGTCCAGCTTCGCAACTTCGTCCAAGAGCAGCCAACGGACATCCTCTCGAACCT taaaatcaGATGATCTTCAGACCATTAAGAGAGAGCTTGCTCAAATCAAGCACAAGGTTGACTTTCTTCTGGAGAGTCTGGACAGGATGGAAAAGGATCACAGCAAGAAATCTg AGGGGAAGAGTGTGAAGGCAGAAGTTGGGGAGGTTTCTCCCCTCCAGCATTCTagcaagaaagagagagagagggaagagCAAGAGCTAAACGATTCAGAGGAGGAGAGAGATCTGCTGggggaggaggaagaagaggaggaggaggaggaggaggaagag ATTAAAAGCCAGGGTGGAGAGAATGAGGAAGGAGAAGAGGAAGAGGGTGAGCACGAAGAAGGGGAAGATGATGGCGACAGCATCAATGGTGACGACTCGTAA